The Prevotella sp. E9-3 genome has a window encoding:
- the gmk gene encoding guanylate kinase has translation MKGKLLIFSAPSGSGKSTIVQWLMKEHPELKLYFSISATSRAPRGTEQNGVEYFFLTPEEFRQRIKNDEFLEYEEVYQDRFYGTLKAQVERQLEAGQNVVFDVDVKGGVNIKKFYGEKALSLFIQPPSVEELRRRLVGRATDSAEAIEQRLAKAEYEMTFASQFDHIVVNDDLEKAKQETLQLIAHFLNE, from the coding sequence ATGAAAGGGAAGTTACTTATATTCTCGGCACCAAGCGGCAGCGGCAAGTCAACCATTGTACAATGGCTGATGAAAGAGCACCCTGAACTGAAACTTTATTTCTCAATCAGTGCCACTTCGCGTGCACCCCGCGGCACAGAGCAGAATGGCGTGGAATATTTCTTCCTCACGCCTGAAGAGTTCCGCCAAAGAATTAAGAACGATGAGTTTCTGGAGTACGAAGAAGTTTATCAGGACCGTTTCTACGGTACGCTGAAAGCTCAGGTTGAACGCCAGTTGGAAGCAGGACAGAACGTTGTGTTCGACGTCGATGTGAAAGGTGGTGTAAACATCAAGAAGTTCTATGGCGAAAAAGCGCTAAGCCTTTTCATACAGCCGCCATCTGTTGAAGAACTCCGTCGCCGTCTGGTGGGACGCGCTACAGACAGTGCAGAGGCCATCGAACAGCGACTGGCCAAGGCTGAATATGAAATGACCTTTGCCTCACAGTTTGACCACATTGTGGTGAACGACGATTTGGAGAAGGCAAAACAGGAAACACTTCAGCTCATAGCACATTTCCTGAATGAATAA
- the tsaB gene encoding tRNA (adenosine(37)-N6)-threonylcarbamoyltransferase complex dimerization subunit type 1 TsaB, producing the protein MSCILHIETSTSVCSVAVSEDSHVIFHDEAGLAGNEGENQAGKGNAAERLGSMVDAALSFTDSHAIPFDAVAVSCGPGSYTGLRIGVSMAKGLCYGRDLKLISVPTLELLCVPVLLAEKVLEGNALLCPMLDARRMEVYAGLYDRALRPVREIRADVVDTNTYKEWLDERPVYFFGNGAKKCMETINHPNAHYIDGVEPLAKWMQPLAEKRLLQGQTEDVAYFEPFYLKDYVAKMPKKLL; encoded by the coding sequence ATGTCTTGTATTTTGCATATTGAAACGAGCACTTCAGTGTGTTCGGTGGCAGTAAGCGAAGACTCTCATGTTATTTTCCATGACGAGGCCGGACTGGCTGGGAACGAGGGTGAAAATCAGGCAGGCAAAGGAAATGCTGCTGAACGCCTCGGTTCTATGGTCGATGCCGCCTTGTCGTTTACCGATAGCCATGCTATTCCCTTTGATGCCGTTGCAGTAAGTTGCGGACCAGGCAGTTATACTGGTTTGCGTATTGGCGTGTCGATGGCTAAAGGCTTGTGCTATGGCCGCGATTTGAAACTCATTTCAGTTCCCACACTCGAACTTCTTTGTGTGCCTGTGTTGCTGGCCGAGAAAGTGTTGGAAGGAAACGCACTGCTCTGTCCGATGCTCGATGCGCGCCGTATGGAGGTCTATGCCGGTTTGTACGACCGTGCGTTGCGCCCTGTACGCGAGATACGTGCCGATGTGGTAGATACCAACACCTATAAAGAGTGGCTCGACGAGCGTCCGGTCTATTTCTTTGGTAACGGCGCAAAGAAGTGCATGGAAACCATCAATCATCCGAATGCCCACTATATCGATGGCGTAGAGCCATTAGCAAAATGGATGCAGCCTCTGGCAGAGAAACGACTGCTTCAGGGACAAACAGAAGACGTGGCCTATTTTGAGCCCTTCTATCTGAAAGATTATGTGGCTAAGATGCCTAAAAAGCTTTTATAG
- a CDS encoding YicC/YloC family endoribonuclease translates to MIQSMTGYGKAVVAYKDKKINVEIKSLNSKQLDLQTRIAPLYREKEMEIRQMIAQAVERGKVDFALWIEKEQGVDATPINAALMENYYQQLKEIASRTGIPEPNDWIQTLTRMPDVLTKTEQEVLSEEEWAEAHKAVEQAIAALVGFRKQEGAALEKKFNEKIDNIERLMAEIEPYEKSRVEKIRQRITDSLQQIPGVEYDKNRLEQELIYYIEKLDISEEKQRLANHLKYFRETMAEGHGQGKKLGFIAQEMGREINTTGSKSNQAEMQNIVVQMKDELEQIKEQVLNVM, encoded by the coding sequence ATGATACAATCAATGACCGGCTATGGCAAAGCTGTCGTAGCCTACAAAGACAAGAAAATCAATGTTGAAATCAAGTCTCTGAACTCTAAACAGTTGGACTTGCAGACACGTATCGCCCCACTCTATCGTGAGAAAGAGATGGAAATCAGACAGATGATTGCTCAGGCTGTAGAACGCGGAAAGGTGGATTTCGCGCTATGGATTGAGAAGGAGCAGGGCGTTGACGCCACTCCCATCAATGCTGCCTTAATGGAAAATTATTACCAGCAGTTGAAGGAGATTGCTTCACGTACAGGCATTCCCGAACCAAACGACTGGATTCAGACACTGACACGCATGCCAGACGTGCTGACGAAAACTGAACAGGAAGTGCTGAGCGAAGAAGAATGGGCAGAGGCTCACAAAGCCGTTGAGCAGGCCATTGCAGCCCTGGTAGGCTTCCGCAAGCAGGAAGGTGCTGCACTGGAAAAGAAATTCAACGAGAAAATTGACAATATTGAGCGTCTCATGGCAGAGATCGAGCCATACGAAAAGAGTCGCGTAGAGAAAATACGTCAGCGTATCACCGACAGTCTGCAGCAGATTCCTGGTGTAGAATACGACAAAAACCGTTTGGAACAGGAGCTTATCTACTACATTGAGAAACTGGACATCAGCGAGGAGAAACAGCGTCTGGCCAACCATCTGAAGTATTTCCGCGAAACGATGGCTGAAGGTCACGGACAGGGCAAAAAGCTCGGTTTCATCGCTCAGGAAATGGGTCGTGAGATCAATACTACCGGTTCGAAATCTAATCAGGCCGAGATGCAGAACATCGTGGTTCAGATGAAGGACGAACTGGAACAGATAAAGGAACAGGTATTAAACGTGATGTAA
- a CDS encoding glycosyltransferase family 2 protein: protein MKISIVIPVYNVEAYIADCLQSVFAQTFQDPMECLLVDDCGTDRSMQIVQTMLADYHGPIEFHILHHEQNRGLSAARNTGMAAATGDYVYFLDSDDYITSDCIEQLVKPLSQSQLKYDVVVGNYDQLGEHQQPKRPLVREFIFRPSVFHSYLVWKWYTMAWNKLYRLGYIREKKLQFKEGMIHEDELWSFQVACTASTIYVIPVVTYFYRLRGDSIITGTSLQKKMDAMTVVLQEIWNYSCEIRLVHSPELYEKIQSLSINNLKMLRGDASLFREQYHRQRKIIRYGWREVFMYKELSVYRLMRDIHCLMPEWLGCRWLAFCLKKR, encoded by the coding sequence ATGAAAATATCAATCGTTATTCCTGTCTATAATGTTGAGGCCTATATAGCCGATTGTCTTCAAAGCGTGTTCGCACAGACCTTTCAGGACCCCATGGAGTGCCTGTTGGTAGATGATTGCGGAACCGACCGTTCCATGCAGATTGTGCAGACCATGTTGGCCGACTATCACGGACCGATAGAGTTCCACATCTTGCATCATGAACAGAATCGCGGTCTTTCGGCGGCCCGCAACACCGGTATGGCAGCTGCCACAGGCGATTATGTATATTTCCTGGATAGTGACGATTATATAACGTCCGACTGTATCGAGCAGCTGGTAAAACCTTTATCTCAGAGTCAGTTAAAGTATGATGTAGTGGTGGGCAACTACGATCAGTTGGGCGAGCATCAGCAGCCCAAGCGTCCTTTGGTCAGGGAGTTCATCTTCAGACCTTCTGTCTTTCATTCTTATTTGGTTTGGAAGTGGTACACCATGGCATGGAACAAACTCTATCGGCTTGGCTATATCCGTGAAAAGAAACTGCAGTTCAAAGAAGGAATGATTCATGAAGATGAGTTGTGGAGTTTCCAAGTGGCATGTACGGCAAGCACCATTTATGTTATCCCTGTTGTAACCTACTTTTATCGTCTGCGTGGCGATAGTATTATCACGGGTACTTCATTGCAAAAGAAGATGGATGCCATGACGGTGGTTCTTCAGGAAATCTGGAATTATTCCTGCGAGATCAGACTTGTCCACAGTCCTGAGCTGTATGAGAAGATTCAGAGTCTTAGCATCAACAATCTGAAAATGTTGAGAGGTGATGCCTCCTTGTTCCGCGAGCAGTATCATAGGCAGCGCAAAATCATCCGTTACGGTTGGAGGGAGGTATTCATGTACAAGGAACTGAGCGTTTACCGCTTGATGCGCGACATCCATTGCCTCATGCCGGAATGGCTGGGCTGCAGATGGTTGGCTTTTTGCTTGAAGAAAAGATAA
- a CDS encoding DUF4290 domain-containing protein yields the protein MNIKGLDYNTQRETLVMPEYGREIHKMVAHAIQLPTKEERMRCAQTIIKQMENKVPQIRENADYKQTLWDHLYLMSDKKLDIDWPYDLSNAENMHAKPQPMQHPHTTIRLRHYGRLVEEMLNKLKEMPEGPERDELVRLTANQMKLDLIQWGHGSIDDEKVIDDIARLTDGVIQIDPRTFRFAQLTQVAEPSQKKSKKRK from the coding sequence ATGAACATAAAAGGATTAGACTACAACACACAGCGCGAGACTCTGGTGATGCCGGAATACGGTCGTGAGATTCATAAAATGGTTGCACATGCCATTCAATTGCCCACGAAGGAAGAGCGGATGCGTTGTGCCCAGACCATCATTAAGCAGATGGAGAATAAAGTGCCTCAGATACGTGAGAATGCTGACTACAAGCAGACACTTTGGGATCATCTGTACTTGATGAGCGATAAGAAACTTGACATTGACTGGCCTTACGATTTGAGTAATGCTGAGAACATGCATGCCAAGCCCCAGCCTATGCAACATCCCCATACAACCATCCGTTTGCGCCATTATGGCCGGCTGGTTGAGGAAATGCTGAACAAGTTGAAAGAAATGCCTGAAGGACCAGAGCGCGACGAACTGGTGCGACTGACGGCCAATCAGATGAAACTTGACCTTATTCAGTGGGGACATGGATCTATTGACGACGAGAAAGTGATTGACGATATCGCACGTCTTACCGATGGCGTTATTCAGATAGATCCTCGTACATTCCGTTTTGCTCAGTTGACACAAGTGGCTGAGCCTTCCCAGAAGAAAAGTAAAAAACGTAAGTAA
- a CDS encoding CDP-glycerol glycerophosphotransferase family protein — MFPFRLLPTDNNKIVFYCYNGKGYGDNPKYIAEEIVRQNLPYKLRWIVKGTGFVFPHDILPVRIWTLRYIYELATAKIIISNVKNYLPFVKRKNQYFIQTWHGPLPFKYIEKDAVDLLSPKYVKESQQNSAITDVITSCNSMQSAFFRNSFWYDGEVLECGAPRSDIFFSAPSVKEELKHKMGVDKGQKIMLYCPTFRDNGSIDAYSIDAPMILDCLEKKTGCQWVLFVRMHPNDMRGMARFSYDEHVVNMTTYPDMQELLLVADAQITDYSSTIAEFLVMQKPVFIFASDLDEYSHNCRGLSKNYFDLPLKINKTNDELVQAISQYDEAEYKKSIAPYMKRYNSFDDGHASERVVERIKSVVNGTFQKPDNQ; from the coding sequence ATGTTCCCTTTCAGACTATTGCCTACCGACAACAACAAGATTGTCTTTTATTGCTACAATGGCAAAGGTTATGGAGACAATCCTAAATATATAGCAGAAGAAATTGTCAGGCAGAATCTTCCTTACAAGTTGAGATGGATTGTCAAAGGCACCGGCTTCGTATTTCCGCATGATATTTTGCCCGTAAGAATATGGACTTTACGTTATATCTATGAATTGGCCACAGCCAAAATCATCATTAGCAATGTAAAGAACTATCTCCCTTTTGTTAAGCGCAAAAATCAATATTTCATACAGACGTGGCATGGACCGCTTCCCTTCAAGTATATTGAGAAAGATGCAGTTGATTTGCTGTCGCCCAAGTATGTCAAGGAGTCACAGCAGAACTCTGCTATTACCGATGTCATTACCTCCTGCAATTCCATGCAGTCGGCTTTTTTCAGGAACTCTTTCTGGTATGATGGTGAGGTATTGGAGTGTGGAGCTCCCCGTTCCGATATCTTTTTCAGTGCGCCATCGGTGAAGGAAGAACTGAAGCATAAGATGGGAGTAGATAAAGGGCAGAAAATCATGCTGTATTGTCCTACGTTCCGTGACAATGGAAGTATCGATGCCTATAGTATCGATGCTCCCATGATACTTGACTGTCTGGAGAAAAAGACGGGTTGCCAGTGGGTGCTCTTTGTGCGTATGCATCCCAATGATATGAGAGGCATGGCGCGGTTCAGCTATGATGAGCATGTCGTCAATATGACTACTTACCCCGATATGCAGGAACTGCTCCTTGTTGCCGATGCCCAGATAACAGACTACTCATCGACCATTGCCGAGTTCCTGGTCATGCAGAAACCCGTATTCATCTTCGCCTCCGATCTCGACGAATACAGTCATAACTGCCGAGGCCTGTCAAAGAATTATTTTGATCTCCCACTCAAAATCAACAAGACCAACGATGAGTTGGTGCAGGCCATTTCGCAGTATGATGAAGCTGAGTACAAGAAATCGATAGCCCCCTATATGAAGCGATACAACAGCTTTGATGACGGTCATGCATCCGAGCGTGTGGTAGAGCGTATCAAGAGCGTTGTCAACGGAACATTCCAAAAGCCCGATAATCAATAA
- the nadD gene encoding nicotinate (nicotinamide) nucleotide adenylyltransferase: MNNNGALSTILPERNKKRSIGLFGGSFNPIHIGHISLARQLLRLAGLDEIWFMVSPQNPLKKGTDLLDDHLRFDMTKKALANEEGLIACDYELQLPKPSYTWNTLQKLKENFPQHTFTLLIGGDNWQLFPRWYHSEDIIKNYQIVIYPRRESEIDRTQLPESVKVAKAELLDISSTMIRERIKKGESISGLVPTAIEKQAEGYYK, encoded by the coding sequence ATGAATAATAACGGGGCTTTGTCAACCATCCTCCCAGAAAGAAACAAGAAGAGGTCTATCGGTCTCTTCGGTGGTTCATTCAACCCCATTCACATAGGCCATATCTCGTTGGCAAGACAGCTGCTCCGGTTAGCTGGGCTTGACGAGATATGGTTTATGGTTTCTCCCCAAAACCCGTTGAAAAAAGGTACAGACCTCCTTGACGACCATCTGCGCTTCGATATGACCAAGAAGGCATTGGCAAACGAGGAAGGACTGATAGCCTGCGACTACGAACTGCAGTTGCCAAAACCATCTTATACTTGGAACACATTACAAAAACTGAAAGAGAACTTCCCCCAACATACTTTCACCCTACTGATAGGCGGTGACAACTGGCAACTGTTCCCACGTTGGTACCATTCGGAGGATATTATAAAGAATTATCAGATAGTGATCTATCCCCGTCGTGAAAGTGAGATAGACCGGACTCAACTGCCGGAAAGCGTAAAGGTGGCGAAAGCCGAACTGCTCGACATCAGCAGCACCATGATACGCGAACGAATCAAGAAAGGCGAAAGCATCAGCGGTTTAGTACCGACAGCCATTGAGAAACAGGCTGAAGGGTATTATAAATAA
- a CDS encoding capsular polysaccharide synthesis protein, producing MSHFLFRIASRFQPVAGLLQVRKERLLVRLLKRHLAWAEADWSNLYRNPDVRKNKTIWVMWTQGLDAAPALVKKCCQSVAPYQGDYDVVVLTGENLSQYVRLPEHMEQLYRQKEMGEALHSDLIRAYLLTQYGGIWRDATCYQSADYPDYVLNSPFFMFSSNLLGGHLSPIVGSSWFIKAEAGNILLQKTFNYLCEYFKQNSKPHNYYIFHLVMTMLVQNDEACRQLWQKMPYVCNMNPHVFYFQWHKPYTAQGYAHLLNACFIHKLSYKYEPSLLQEPENMLKHFLIS from the coding sequence ATGTCTCATTTCCTTTTCAGAATAGCCAGTAGATTTCAGCCTGTTGCAGGATTGTTGCAAGTCCGCAAGGAAAGACTGCTCGTCAGGTTGCTCAAGCGTCATCTGGCTTGGGCTGAGGCCGACTGGTCAAACTTGTATAGGAATCCTGATGTCAGGAAGAACAAGACCATCTGGGTGATGTGGACACAGGGACTGGATGCAGCCCCGGCTTTGGTGAAGAAGTGCTGCCAGTCTGTTGCGCCCTATCAAGGCGATTATGACGTAGTGGTACTGACGGGTGAGAATCTGTCGCAGTATGTACGCCTGCCTGAGCATATGGAGCAACTTTACCGTCAGAAGGAAATGGGCGAAGCATTGCATTCCGACCTGATACGTGCCTATCTGCTAACCCAATATGGTGGTATATGGCGCGATGCCACCTGCTATCAGTCAGCAGACTATCCCGACTATGTACTGAACAGTCCTTTCTTCATGTTCAGTAGCAATCTGCTGGGCGGACATCTGTCACCCATCGTCGGTTCCAGTTGGTTTATAAAGGCTGAGGCAGGTAATATCCTGTTGCAAAAAACATTCAATTACTTGTGTGAATATTTTAAGCAGAACAGTAAGCCCCACAACTATTATATCTTCCATCTTGTAATGACGATGCTGGTTCAGAATGACGAGGCTTGTCGGCAGTTGTGGCAGAAAATGCCCTATGTGTGCAATATGAACCCGCATGTGTTCTATTTCCAGTGGCACAAGCCCTATACTGCTCAGGGCTATGCCCATTTGCTCAATGCCTGTTTCATTCATAAGTTGTCATACAAATACGAACCCTCTCTCTTGCAGGAACCAGAGAATATGCTAAAACACTTTCTTATATCATGA